One part of the Polyangiaceae bacterium genome encodes these proteins:
- a CDS encoding FAD-dependent oxidoreductase: protein MARTRYLIIGDGGAGITAAEAIRAEDSAASIGILTDDPNPAYFRAALTNFLLGELREDQIWAVPPDYYEAAHIHRIFTRVVGVDTGNRRVQLSNGNSEAYDQLLLASGARARHPDFPGSQLPGVMTMRTVQDVRSVLDSIRAGRVKHAVVLGGGALGLEWAHGMLEHGVKVTLLEFAPRLLPRSLDPVASDLLAARLRRAGVEVHLGDAVEQAHAGPDGHLARVTTKQGRILEVQMVAAAIGVIPNSEFLKDSGVKLHERGAILVNERMQTNVPNVYAAGDCSMFNGQALALWEPARAQGRIAGLNMCGVEERYQVGEHYFATRLFDLDFAAVGSVQDQAGGEDLIDFPRGTGSISYRRLVLKQGKLAGALMVGERSARVRQAGRAYKRLVDLGIDVSEVKAKLLDPGFDVKGFIEQNKLVQKQTGGTLPPPGASPGYRATMTIAATSLSPPKQEAGDQQEKRTLASSGEVAQRIAEEVTQLQAEPAPAGAQLSIGLRAATSAMPVFGSQASGLGASIYIETPNGAGQRWQVPQEPMNIGTDSTCEVKLTDPGVSVVHAQIVQYGEKLYLRDLGSHSGTRVNGQPLTQVHTLGNGDRIELGSTRLVLDCPRLPQTAAPAQAAPVSRASQAPRAPRLEFRSGHSFGLSVALGNHPVTIGSDPSCHFRVADASVAPQHIGLRYVNGRAYLMDLGGHAGTTVAGQRLNPRQEIALSEGSEVRLGDVLAVYTEEPLAIHGSVLDGSAQLSVIAGQALGRAVSIGERLYVGTHAECGLVLSDPGVPSVALEITRNQGNFFVRDPSGGGGSSKGGIPIGAQAIPIAHQEVLMVGGAMLRFEELP from the coding sequence GTGGCGCGAACTCGCTATCTGATCATCGGTGACGGAGGGGCTGGCATTACTGCCGCGGAGGCGATTCGAGCTGAAGACAGCGCCGCGTCCATCGGCATCTTGACCGACGACCCCAACCCCGCTTATTTCCGCGCGGCACTAACGAACTTCCTGCTCGGGGAGCTACGCGAGGATCAGATCTGGGCAGTACCGCCCGACTACTACGAGGCCGCACACATCCATCGCATCTTCACTCGGGTCGTGGGAGTCGACACGGGGAACCGGCGAGTTCAGCTGAGCAACGGGAACAGCGAGGCCTACGACCAGCTGCTCTTGGCTTCTGGCGCACGGGCGCGCCACCCAGATTTCCCCGGCTCCCAACTGCCGGGGGTGATGACGATGCGCACCGTTCAAGACGTGCGCAGCGTGCTCGACTCGATCCGCGCTGGACGGGTGAAGCACGCGGTGGTGCTCGGCGGCGGTGCCCTTGGCCTGGAGTGGGCGCACGGCATGCTCGAGCACGGCGTGAAGGTCACCTTGCTCGAGTTCGCGCCCCGGCTGCTGCCGCGATCGCTGGACCCGGTCGCGTCCGATCTGCTCGCCGCACGCCTGCGTCGCGCGGGTGTAGAGGTGCACCTCGGAGACGCGGTGGAGCAAGCCCATGCGGGGCCTGACGGGCACCTAGCTCGCGTCACGACGAAACAAGGCCGCATCCTTGAGGTGCAGATGGTGGCAGCTGCAATCGGCGTGATCCCCAACTCGGAGTTCCTGAAGGACAGCGGCGTGAAGCTACATGAACGCGGCGCGATCCTGGTCAACGAACGCATGCAGACGAACGTTCCGAACGTCTACGCCGCGGGAGATTGCTCCATGTTCAACGGCCAGGCGCTGGCGCTCTGGGAGCCGGCGCGCGCTCAAGGTCGCATCGCAGGGCTCAATATGTGCGGCGTGGAGGAGAGATATCAAGTCGGCGAGCACTATTTCGCGACCCGCCTGTTCGACCTGGATTTCGCTGCGGTAGGCAGCGTGCAAGACCAAGCTGGCGGTGAAGACCTCATCGATTTTCCGCGTGGCACCGGAAGTATCTCCTATCGTCGATTGGTGCTCAAGCAGGGCAAGCTCGCCGGGGCGTTGATGGTGGGTGAGCGAAGCGCCCGGGTAAGGCAAGCGGGGCGCGCCTACAAGCGCCTCGTCGACCTCGGCATCGACGTCAGTGAAGTAAAGGCCAAGCTGCTCGACCCGGGCTTCGACGTGAAGGGCTTCATCGAGCAGAACAAGTTGGTTCAGAAGCAGACCGGGGGAACCCTACCGCCACCAGGAGCCTCGCCAGGCTATCGCGCGACGATGACTATCGCAGCGACTTCCCTCTCCCCCCCCAAACAAGAAGCAGGAGATCAGCAAGAAAAACGCACCTTGGCGTCTTCGGGTGAAGTCGCCCAGCGGATCGCGGAGGAAGTCACCCAGCTGCAAGCCGAACCCGCTCCGGCGGGCGCTCAGCTCAGCATTGGTCTCCGCGCGGCAACATCGGCAATGCCTGTGTTCGGTAGCCAGGCGAGCGGCCTCGGCGCGAGCATCTACATCGAAACGCCGAACGGCGCGGGCCAGCGCTGGCAGGTGCCTCAGGAGCCCATGAACATCGGCACCGACTCCACCTGTGAGGTGAAGCTCACCGACCCTGGAGTCTCCGTGGTGCACGCGCAGATCGTGCAATACGGTGAGAAGCTCTATCTAAGGGATCTAGGGAGTCACAGCGGAACCCGCGTGAACGGTCAGCCGCTCACCCAGGTGCACACCCTGGGAAATGGAGATCGCATCGAACTCGGCTCGACGCGCCTGGTGCTCGACTGTCCTCGGTTGCCCCAGACCGCGGCGCCGGCGCAAGCTGCTCCGGTTTCTCGCGCTAGCCAGGCGCCCCGCGCTCCACGCCTCGAGTTCCGGTCCGGTCACTCTTTCGGCCTCAGCGTGGCGCTCGGCAACCACCCGGTGACGATCGGCAGCGACCCGAGCTGTCATTTCCGCGTGGCAGATGCAAGCGTGGCGCCCCAACACATCGGCTTACGCTACGTGAACGGCCGCGCCTACCTCATGGACCTTGGAGGACACGCTGGCACGACCGTGGCGGGACAACGCTTGAACCCTCGCCAGGAGATCGCGCTCTCCGAAGGCAGCGAGGTGCGCCTCGGAGACGTACTCGCCGTCTACACCGAGGAGCCGCTCGCAATCCATGGCAGTGTGCTCGACGGTAGCGCCCAGCTCTCGGTGATCGCGGGGCAAGCCCTGGGCCGCGCAGTGAGCATTGGGGAACGCCTGTATGTGGGGACTCACGCCGAGTGTGGCTTGGTTCTCAGCGACCCCGGCGTGCCCTCTGTGGCGCTCGAGATCACGCGCAACCAAGGCAACTTCTTCGTGCGGGATCCGTCTGGGGGCGGTGGCAGCAGCAAAGGCGGCATCCCCATCGGCGCGCAAGCCATCCCCATCGCGCACCAGGAAGTTTTGATGGTGGGCGGCGCCATGCTGCGCTTCGAGGAGTTGCCGTGA
- a CDS encoding cyclic nucleotide-binding domain-containing protein yields MSHLDALQAEDYSAEVAELALTQAMACIGCNDCMLACPISQSRNVTIAELNAAVHLPTISDPRVADFVTACTQCGQCVPACPADLSRANMVLYNKMKVEDNVPDYDLLLQTAQGAMPSGWSLDELSEQLAELPLFNGASPTDLRRMVLQSTLRFLQPGEVLCWEGSFHERLFVVLEGSLEQSNRGLRGEHIRILVLSPGSFFGEMGVLADAPEPYTVHALERSIVVEVPKVSVIRLTRHAPTFKQTLEHLYQKRALWSYASNPGALGVLPEAAVEDLFANAKLQLVAAGETLFAQGTPPKDAFLVRSGFLRAKQTTEKGERLLVYFREGDVFGLLDFVENTGVRLYSTEGASRAEVIRIPGAVVQEVLAEYPDARSALMRGSFDTDRLARSPNIGWGGVAAHGQGGPSLHVLVEEGLAKGREVLVVDQTLCTNCQNCIDACGRRHGYSRLQLRGLQIDQYLFPTACRHCDDPACLMCSVNGIVRLPSGEIRIIEDNCIGCGACASRCPYGNISMHAVQKEKQGLWPRLMDFIAGGERERRAKQEVEVRTQRIAVKCDLCSGYSDYACVKACPVGAACRVDPAVAFADLLKEGGPGNA; encoded by the coding sequence GTGAGCCACCTCGACGCATTGCAGGCCGAAGACTACTCGGCGGAGGTCGCCGAGCTCGCGCTCACGCAAGCCATGGCGTGCATCGGCTGCAATGACTGCATGCTGGCCTGCCCCATCTCCCAGTCGCGCAACGTCACAATCGCGGAGCTGAACGCCGCGGTCCACTTGCCGACGATCAGCGATCCACGCGTGGCCGACTTCGTCACCGCCTGCACCCAGTGCGGTCAGTGCGTGCCGGCTTGCCCCGCGGATCTAAGTCGCGCCAACATGGTGCTCTACAACAAGATGAAAGTTGAGGACAACGTCCCCGACTATGACCTCTTGCTGCAGACTGCCCAGGGCGCGATGCCCTCTGGCTGGTCCCTCGACGAACTCTCGGAGCAGCTCGCCGAGCTGCCATTGTTCAACGGCGCGAGCCCGACGGATCTGCGACGGATGGTGCTCCAGAGCACGCTGCGCTTCCTGCAACCGGGTGAGGTACTGTGCTGGGAAGGGAGCTTCCACGAGCGCCTGTTCGTGGTGCTCGAGGGCTCCCTCGAGCAAAGCAACCGCGGCTTGCGCGGCGAACACATCCGCATCTTGGTGCTCTCCCCCGGTTCTTTCTTTGGGGAAATGGGCGTGCTCGCAGATGCACCAGAGCCTTACACCGTTCACGCGCTGGAGCGCTCGATCGTGGTCGAAGTGCCGAAGGTGAGCGTGATCCGGTTGACTCGCCACGCACCGACTTTCAAGCAGACCCTCGAACATCTGTATCAAAAGCGCGCGCTCTGGAGCTACGCGAGCAACCCCGGAGCTCTTGGCGTGTTGCCCGAAGCCGCGGTCGAAGATCTGTTCGCGAACGCCAAGCTCCAGCTGGTTGCCGCCGGGGAGACACTGTTCGCGCAGGGCACTCCGCCCAAAGACGCTTTCCTGGTGCGCAGCGGCTTCCTGCGCGCGAAGCAAACGACGGAGAAGGGCGAGCGCCTGCTCGTCTATTTCCGCGAGGGAGACGTCTTCGGCTTGCTGGACTTCGTGGAGAACACTGGCGTGCGGCTCTACTCCACCGAAGGCGCTAGCCGCGCGGAGGTGATCCGCATCCCAGGCGCCGTCGTGCAGGAGGTCCTGGCTGAGTACCCGGACGCTCGCAGCGCGTTGATGCGCGGGAGCTTCGACACGGACCGCTTGGCTCGCTCGCCGAACATTGGCTGGGGCGGCGTCGCGGCGCATGGCCAAGGCGGACCAAGCCTGCACGTCTTGGTCGAAGAGGGCTTGGCGAAGGGCCGCGAAGTGCTCGTGGTCGATCAAACCCTGTGCACGAACTGCCAGAACTGTATCGACGCTTGCGGGCGCCGCCACGGTTATAGCCGCTTGCAGCTGCGCGGCCTGCAAATCGATCAGTACCTCTTCCCCACGGCGTGTCGCCACTGCGACGACCCAGCGTGCCTGATGTGCAGCGTCAACGGCATCGTGCGTCTGCCGAGCGGGGAGATCCGCATCATCGAAGACAACTGCATCGGCTGCGGGGCTTGCGCCTCCAGATGTCCGTACGGAAATATCAGCATGCACGCCGTCCAGAAAGAGAAGCAAGGCCTCTGGCCGCGCCTCATGGATTTCATCGCGGGGGGAGAGCGCGAGCGCCGCGCGAAACAGGAGGTCGAGGTCAGGACCCAGCGCATCGCCGTCAAGTGTGACCTGTGCTCCGGCTACTCCGACTACGCCTGCGTGAAGGCCTGCCCGGTGGGCGCAGCGTGCCGCGTGGACCCGGCCGTCGCGTTCGCCGACTTGCTCAAGGAAGGCGGCCCAGGCAATGCCTAA
- a CDS encoding four helix bundle protein, translating to MLQIYPFILETITLIQPLSERIYREDPDLGRQLKRAQSSIALNVAEASYSRGRNQAARFHSAMGSARETLACLEVAAALGQVRPIEEALRRRFNRIIGTLHRLAIK from the coding sequence ATGCTACAAATCTATCCGTTCATTCTCGAGACCATCACTCTCATTCAGCCGCTTTCGGAGCGCATCTACCGCGAGGATCCAGATCTGGGGCGGCAGCTCAAGCGCGCTCAATCCTCCATCGCGCTCAACGTCGCTGAGGCTTCCTACAGCCGTGGGCGCAACCAAGCAGCGCGCTTTCACAGCGCGATGGGCTCTGCGCGGGAAACGCTCGCCTGCCTCGAGGTCGCGGCTGCGCTGGGGCAGGTTCGCCCCATAGAGGAGGCGTTGCGTAGGCGCTTCAATCGCATCATCGGCACGCTTCATCGCCTCGCAATCAAGTAG
- the fbaA gene encoding class II fructose-bisphosphate aldolase, with the protein MPIATHEQYQEMLNKAKAGQYAFPAINVTSLETLSASMAAFAEAEADGIIQVSTGGGKHASGPVGDMALGAEVLAEAAHKLAERYNVLFALHTDHCHPSNLKPFLDPLLEASKKRVSAGRGPLFQSHMFDGSELTLAENLKVSEEYLARCAELNILLEIETGVVGGEEDGHDTSGVSKEKLYTTPEDMVEAYERLQGKGGWMLAATFGNVHGVYKPGNVKLTPTILRDGQAAVKAKHNTGDNPLLLVFHGGSGSSLEEIHETLGYGVVKMNVDTDCQYAFTRPIADHMFKNYDGVLKVDSEVGNKKVYDPRSYMKAAIGSMKDRVVQSVHDLKSNGKTLLK; encoded by the coding sequence ATGCCCATCGCAACTCACGAGCAGTACCAAGAGATGTTGAACAAGGCCAAGGCGGGTCAGTACGCCTTCCCAGCCATCAACGTGACGAGCTTGGAGACGCTCAGCGCATCGATGGCCGCGTTCGCCGAGGCAGAGGCGGACGGCATCATTCAGGTGTCCACCGGCGGGGGTAAGCACGCATCGGGCCCCGTGGGTGATATGGCGCTCGGCGCGGAAGTCCTCGCGGAAGCGGCGCACAAGCTTGCGGAACGCTACAACGTGCTGTTTGCGCTGCACACCGATCACTGCCACCCGTCGAACCTGAAGCCGTTTCTCGATCCACTGCTCGAGGCCTCCAAGAAGCGCGTCAGCGCCGGACGCGGCCCGCTCTTCCAGAGCCATATGTTCGACGGCTCGGAGCTCACCTTGGCGGAGAACCTGAAGGTCAGTGAAGAGTACCTCGCGCGTTGCGCCGAGCTGAACATCCTGCTCGAGATCGAGACGGGCGTCGTCGGCGGCGAGGAAGACGGCCACGACACGAGTGGCGTCTCCAAAGAGAAGCTCTACACCACACCCGAAGACATGGTGGAGGCCTATGAGCGCCTCCAGGGCAAGGGCGGCTGGATGCTCGCGGCGACCTTCGGCAACGTGCACGGCGTGTACAAGCCGGGCAACGTCAAGCTCACGCCGACGATCCTGCGTGATGGCCAGGCGGCCGTGAAGGCGAAGCACAACACCGGTGACAATCCGCTACTGCTCGTGTTCCACGGCGGCTCGGGCTCGAGCCTCGAGGAGATCCACGAGACCCTCGGGTACGGTGTGGTGAAGATGAACGTCGACACCGACTGCCAGTACGCGTTCACGCGGCCGATTGCCGATCACATGTTCAAGAACTACGACGGCGTGCTGAAGGTCGACTCGGAGGTCGGGAATAAGAAGGTGTACGACCCTCGGAGCTATATGAAGGCTGCGATTGGGTCGATGAAGGACCGCGTTGTTCAGTCGGTGCATGACCTGAAGAGCAACGGGAAGACGCTGCTGAAGTAG
- a CDS encoding M20/M25/M40 family metallo-hydrolase, with the protein MSQPLVLNRDRFLDLLGRMIRLGPKLQNSPDAGLIPEEVLVAEIVEEALAPHVASGFLKVERLAGPGYEKRPSLVITIEGTGEGSIGFVGAHFDVVPADREAENWERDPFELWVGDDGTLYGRGVTDCLGHVAVLTDFIAQIAERGERPKRRIQVVLISNEEEAPIAECGLDYVVSSGAMEPLKDGPIYWLDSADFGPTVGTGGTGMWELQVQGVGGHSGMTQNCVNALELGMHVAFELVKWFAGAYPTHPDEERWGFVSSSTLKSTVIHVKNEKITKIPGDAIIRGDIRLVPFYDMGEAMAGAVKFVEELNQKLQTADELPGFPRYMTAQGQRGSVKLVPKGRTMEGIACHLDSPGLKALVDAMKSVRGPDGAHQYSMTGSLPLVRDLQRNGFDVQITGFGRSTYYHAPNEQAKLEHFEQGFAILDQICERLG; encoded by the coding sequence ATGAGCCAACCCCTCGTGCTGAACCGTGACCGCTTCCTGGATCTGTTGGGGCGCATGATCCGCCTGGGACCGAAGCTTCAAAACTCGCCCGATGCAGGCTTGATCCCGGAAGAGGTGTTGGTCGCCGAGATCGTGGAGGAGGCGCTCGCGCCTCACGTGGCGAGTGGCTTTCTCAAGGTCGAGCGGCTTGCAGGACCGGGGTACGAGAAGCGCCCGAGCCTAGTGATCACCATCGAGGGCACAGGCGAGGGGAGCATCGGCTTCGTCGGCGCGCACTTTGACGTCGTCCCCGCGGATCGCGAAGCCGAGAACTGGGAGCGGGATCCTTTCGAGCTGTGGGTCGGCGATGACGGAACGCTCTACGGGCGTGGCGTCACCGATTGCTTGGGCCATGTCGCGGTGCTCACCGACTTCATCGCGCAGATCGCCGAGCGCGGTGAGCGACCGAAGCGGCGCATCCAGGTCGTGCTGATCAGTAACGAAGAGGAAGCACCCATCGCCGAGTGCGGGCTCGACTACGTGGTCAGCTCCGGCGCGATGGAGCCCCTCAAGGACGGCCCCATCTACTGGCTCGACAGCGCAGACTTCGGCCCCACCGTGGGCACCGGCGGCACCGGTATGTGGGAACTTCAGGTGCAGGGCGTTGGCGGCCACTCGGGCATGACCCAGAACTGCGTCAACGCCCTCGAGCTCGGCATGCACGTCGCCTTCGAGCTGGTGAAGTGGTTCGCTGGAGCCTACCCCACGCATCCTGATGAGGAACGCTGGGGCTTCGTCTCGAGCTCGACCCTGAAGAGCACGGTGATCCACGTGAAGAACGAGAAGATCACCAAGATCCCCGGTGACGCAATAATCCGCGGGGATATTCGCCTGGTGCCGTTCTACGATATGGGCGAGGCGATGGCGGGCGCCGTGAAGTTCGTGGAAGAGCTGAACCAGAAGCTCCAGACGGCGGACGAGCTGCCGGGTTTCCCTCGCTACATGACGGCGCAAGGCCAGCGCGGCTCCGTGAAGCTGGTCCCCAAAGGTCGGACCATGGAGGGGATCGCCTGCCACCTGGATTCACCAGGCCTGAAGGCGCTGGTCGACGCGATGAAGAGCGTGCGCGGTCCCGACGGAGCCCATCAGTACTCGATGACCGGCTCACTTCCGCTGGTGCGCGATCTGCAGCGCAACGGCTTCGACGTGCAGATCACCGGCTTCGGGCGCTCGACCTACTATCACGCGCCCAACGAGCAAGCGAAGCTCGAGCACTTCGAGCAGGGTTTCGCGATCCTGGATCAGATCTGCGAGCGCCTGGGCTGA
- a CDS encoding phosphocholine cytidylyltransferase family protein, producing the protein MKAIIIGAGRGSRLQHKTDEIPKTLVPVMGRPMLDWILDALGEAGVRRDDIIFICGYAEEVVRARHPEFTYVRNDRWEHNNILASLMCAREHLQDGFISTYADIVYDGAIVKKLLASPHDLALGCDTDWRRRYVNRSQHPESDAEKLRADGTRVLEISRKLPGDDASGEFIGVMKATPQGATQLMQAFDHAERRFGGGMYREGRTFEKAYLLDLLAEMLESDIEMHREDTHGGYMEIDTLEDHAHADKWWNERRDPEGR; encoded by the coding sequence ATGAAAGCCATCATCATCGGCGCCGGTCGCGGCAGCCGCCTTCAGCACAAGACAGACGAAATTCCGAAGACGTTGGTTCCGGTCATGGGTCGGCCCATGCTCGACTGGATCCTGGACGCGCTGGGGGAAGCAGGGGTCCGGCGCGACGACATCATCTTCATCTGCGGGTACGCCGAGGAGGTGGTGCGCGCACGTCACCCCGAGTTCACGTATGTCCGCAATGATCGCTGGGAGCACAACAACATCCTCGCGTCGCTGATGTGCGCTCGGGAACACCTCCAAGATGGCTTCATCTCGACCTACGCCGACATCGTCTACGACGGAGCGATCGTGAAGAAGCTCCTCGCGAGCCCCCACGATCTCGCGCTGGGCTGCGACACGGACTGGCGCCGCCGCTACGTCAACCGCAGCCAGCACCCAGAGAGCGACGCTGAGAAGCTGCGCGCTGACGGTACACGCGTCCTCGAGATCTCCCGCAAGCTGCCCGGCGACGACGCGAGCGGCGAGTTCATCGGGGTGATGAAGGCGACGCCTCAGGGCGCAACGCAGCTCATGCAAGCGTTCGACCACGCGGAGCGCCGCTTCGGCGGTGGCATGTATCGCGAAGGGCGAACCTTCGAGAAGGCATACCTGCTGGATCTCCTCGCGGAAATGCTCGAAAGCGACATCGAAATGCATCGCGAAGACACCCACGGGGGCTACATGGAGATCGACACCTTGGAAGACCACGCTCACGCCGACAAGTGGTGGAACGAGCGACGCGATCCGGAGGGACGCTAG
- a CDS encoding haloacid dehalogenase-like hydrolase, whose translation MRGTRGESDSVTPPAELPVRLASEQLIERLEVLAKEHSGGALAFDGDGTLWVGDVGEDVFHALLFERGLKDAAAEPLRAFASQYQLETHGTPEEVALRIFQAYLAEDVPEREVCELMAWCFAGWSRSEIEIFVSRVLIERGLNGRRIAESNHVLDWARQAGLRCLLISASPHSVVEVAGGLYGFATDDIHGIRTEVLDEVIQPRVIEPSTYGLGKARTGRSVLGDVPWLAAFGDSGFDAAMMRESQLGVGVRPKGTLLAELGQLPHAVILLES comes from the coding sequence ATGCGAGGCACCCGAGGAGAATCCGACAGCGTCACGCCCCCCGCGGAGCTACCCGTCCGCCTCGCCTCCGAGCAGCTGATCGAACGCCTCGAAGTCCTGGCCAAAGAGCACTCCGGCGGCGCCCTCGCCTTCGATGGCGACGGCACGCTGTGGGTCGGCGACGTTGGTGAAGATGTGTTTCACGCGCTGCTGTTCGAGCGTGGGTTGAAGGACGCTGCGGCGGAGCCACTCCGAGCATTCGCTTCCCAGTACCAGCTGGAGACCCATGGCACCCCCGAAGAGGTCGCGCTCAGGATCTTCCAAGCGTACTTGGCGGAAGACGTGCCAGAGCGAGAAGTCTGCGAGCTGATGGCCTGGTGCTTCGCCGGCTGGAGCCGAAGCGAGATCGAGATCTTCGTCTCGCGAGTGCTCATCGAGCGCGGTCTCAACGGACGCCGCATCGCGGAATCCAATCACGTACTGGATTGGGCGCGGCAGGCCGGGTTGCGCTGTCTCTTGATCAGCGCATCGCCCCACAGCGTCGTCGAAGTGGCCGGCGGTCTGTACGGATTCGCAACGGACGACATCCATGGCATCCGCACGGAAGTGCTAGACGAAGTCATTCAGCCTCGCGTCATTGAACCGTCGACGTATGGCCTAGGGAAAGCGCGGACAGGGCGCAGCGTGCTCGGCGACGTACCGTGGCTCGCGGCCTTTGGAGACAGCGGCTTCGATGCCGCGATGATGCGTGAAAGCCAGCTGGGAGTGGGCGTGCGCCCAAAGGGAACGCTGCTCGCGGAGCTTGGCCAGCTCCCCCACGCAGTGATCTTGCTCGAGAGCTGA
- a CDS encoding acyl-CoA dehydrogenase family protein produces the protein MDFQLTEEQAMLQQTAREFADREIAPKAAEFDKQARWPTEIVKQMADLGFLGMMVPTEYGGSGLDAISYVLAMEEVSRGCASCGVIMSVNNSLFCDPVLKFGTEKQKQEILSVVASGEKLGCFGLTEPMSGSDAQTMQTVAEKKGDKWLMNGSKNFITNGPHADYIIVFAVTDKSGPKVKHTAFIVPMDAPGVTAAHHDEKMGIKAAHSCTMFFENVELGDDAILGEVGSGFKVAMATLDGGRIGIAAQALGISKAALEKSVAYAKERKAFGQPIAKFQAIQFKLSDMATELDAARLLTLRAAAMKDQGQRHSLESAAAKLYASEASTRITHSAIQIHGGYGYTTEYGIERHYRDARITEIYEGTSEIQRLVIANSVLKA, from the coding sequence ATGGATTTCCAGCTGACCGAAGAGCAAGCCATGCTCCAACAAACCGCTCGTGAGTTCGCCGATCGCGAGATCGCTCCCAAGGCGGCGGAGTTCGACAAGCAAGCGCGCTGGCCCACCGAAATCGTGAAGCAGATGGCGGACCTCGGCTTCCTCGGCATGATGGTGCCGACGGAGTACGGCGGCTCCGGGCTCGACGCGATCAGCTACGTGCTGGCGATGGAAGAGGTCAGCCGGGGCTGCGCCTCGTGCGGAGTGATCATGAGCGTCAACAACTCGCTCTTCTGCGACCCGGTGCTGAAATTCGGCACGGAAAAGCAGAAGCAGGAAATCCTGAGCGTGGTTGCCAGCGGTGAGAAGCTCGGCTGCTTCGGCCTCACGGAGCCGATGAGCGGCTCCGACGCCCAGACCATGCAGACGGTCGCCGAAAAAAAGGGCGACAAGTGGCTGATGAACGGCAGCAAGAACTTCATCACCAACGGCCCCCACGCCGACTACATCATCGTCTTCGCCGTCACGGATAAGAGCGGCCCCAAGGTGAAGCACACCGCCTTCATCGTGCCGATGGATGCACCCGGCGTGACCGCCGCCCACCACGACGAGAAGATGGGCATCAAGGCCGCCCACTCCTGCACCATGTTCTTCGAGAACGTGGAGCTCGGTGACGACGCGATCCTCGGGGAAGTGGGCTCTGGCTTCAAGGTGGCGATGGCCACTTTGGACGGCGGACGCATCGGCATCGCGGCGCAAGCCCTCGGCATTTCCAAGGCAGCGCTGGAGAAGAGCGTCGCCTACGCCAAGGAGCGCAAGGCATTTGGTCAGCCCATCGCCAAGTTCCAGGCGATTCAGTTCAAGCTCTCCGACATGGCTACCGAGCTCGACGCCGCGCGCTTGCTAACGCTGCGCGCCGCCGCGATGAAGGACCAAGGCCAGCGCCACAGCCTGGAGAGCGCCGCCGCCAAGCTCTACGCCTCCGAGGCGTCGACCCGCATCACCCACTCCGCAATCCAAATCCACGGTGGCTACGGCTACACCACCGAGTACGGCATCGAGCGTCACTACCGCGACGCGCGCATCACCGAGATCTACGAAGGCACGAGCGAGATCCAGCGCCTGGTGATCGCAAACTCCGTGCTCAAGGCCTGA
- a CDS encoding SDR family oxidoreductase, which produces MTQLRALVTGAGTRVGQAIALALGGRGAKVAVHYHSSREGADHTIEQIRAAGGDGVALQADLSDRASAKQLALDAVDALGGLDLLVPSAANFERVALDDVDDGYWDRAMDLNLRAPFLLAHGCREALKQSKGSITFITCSSATVPFRNHLPYTVSKAAVRHLMRTLSLELAPDVRVNAIAPGTVLPPPDMSEEALALLTSRIPLNKVGSAQDIARTVLFLLDSPFITGHEVHVDGGRSVAGFERFV; this is translated from the coding sequence ATGACCCAGCTCAGAGCCCTGGTCACCGGCGCGGGCACCCGCGTTGGTCAAGCGATTGCGCTGGCCCTGGGTGGGCGCGGCGCGAAGGTCGCGGTCCACTATCACTCGAGCCGCGAAGGCGCGGATCACACCATCGAGCAGATCCGCGCGGCAGGGGGTGACGGGGTCGCGCTGCAAGCCGACTTGAGCGATCGCGCGTCGGCGAAGCAACTCGCACTGGACGCCGTGGACGCGCTTGGCGGCCTCGACCTCCTGGTGCCGAGCGCCGCCAACTTCGAACGCGTGGCGTTGGACGACGTGGACGACGGCTACTGGGACCGCGCCATGGATCTCAACCTCCGCGCGCCATTCCTCCTCGCTCATGGCTGTCGCGAGGCGCTCAAGCAGAGCAAGGGCTCCATCACCTTCATCACCTGCTCCAGCGCCACCGTGCCGTTCCGCAATCACCTGCCGTACACGGTCTCCAAGGCCGCGGTGCGCCACCTGATGCGCACCTTGAGCCTCGAGCTCGCGCCGGACGTGCGGGTGAACGCCATCGCGCCGGGCACGGTGCTGCCGCCCCCTGACATGAGCGAGGAGGCTCTCGCGCTCTTGACCAGCCGTATCCCGCTGAACAAGGTGGGCTCCGCTCAAGACATCGCGCGCACAGTGCTGTTCTTGCTCGATAGCCCCTTCATCACGGGGCACGAGGTGCACGTCGATGGTGGCCGCAGCGTCGCCGGCTTCGAGCGCTTCGTGTGA